The sequence TACGATAATTCTTGGAAATCGACGTTGAGAAAGTAAAAACCCTAATGTTAGTTTTAAGAAACAATTGAGATTAATAAATTCTTAGTGGTTttatatttttacatttttatatgtttgacgttaaaataaaaataaatcgaCTTCTCTattttattacaaaaagataaaaaaaaaaaacataaaaaacaaatgATAGAATCTCACTAACGTCGATATACTAAGAATGAATATAAACTTGTACTATTAACTTTTGGAGGTTAACTTTAATGACTTCAAAGGTAGATTTTACTTTGAATATTGTTATAACATTTCTATTAACATTAATACTTGACGTTGATAGACATTCAATGGTCAAGTCCTGGTTGGAAAACAATATTATGACCATTAATATTATGATTAATTTGAACTTTGATTTTATAAAGTAGAGATTTCAATGAGGAAGCAAATTGATCCAATTGAATTAAAGAATACAAATTgattaagaagaagaagaagaaaaaaaaaaaagacacaaCGGTGGCTTCTGGGGTAgatttaatttcattttctccTCACCCAAAGACTATATAAAACGGAGTCAACTTCAACTCAATCAATTTCACATTACACGAAAATAAGATATTTCCAAATTTTCCCTTCTCCACTTTCCCGGAAAAAGACGCCTTTTTTAGTATAATGTAAAGTAGCGTCAGCATAAGGAGACCATTCCAATTCCGACTTCCATTACATCCAAATTCTAACCCCTCAAATCCTCTCTTCATGTTCATGGTCCTTCTTCACGCAAATGAAATCCTCcgtcctcttcttcttcttcttttttttcgcgATACTTTCGTTTCATCTTCGTCTCTGTTTTGCCGATGATGCACACGAAGAATTCAAAGCTTGCGGTGTGTATTACAACTGCGGTGAATTGGTTAACATCTCCTATCCATTTTGGGGAAATGAGCGCCAATCCTTTTGCGGTCGAAGAGAATTCAGCCTCACTTGCGAAGACAATAAAACCACTACGATTCAAATCCATTCTCGGAAATATATTGTTGTGAACATCAGTCAATCGGATCATAGAATGACGATCGCGAGATCAGAGCTGTTCGATGATTACTGCCCTAACAATGAAATTGGAGTGGCGACGTTGGATTTTAGTCTGTTCAAGTATTCTTCGAACGATCTGAATCTGTCCGTGTGGTACGATTGTCCGATGCTGCCGGGAATCCCGCCGAATCTGGAATTTGAGTGTGGATCGGAAGGGGAAAGAAATGGGAGAGCGAATTATGCTTTGGCGGAGAATGAAGTGATGAATTGGAGTTCATATAACGGAGGTTGTAGAATTAAAATCGAAGTGACGATTACGTCGAAGGTATGGAGGGAAGGGAAAACGAACAGAACGATAGTGGTGGAAAGGGGAATGAAAGAAGGTTTTGAAGTTGAATATGGGGATTTTTACACCATAGCTTGCGAGGGATGTAAGGAATTCGGGGGGGCGTGTGGCAGAAACGCAACAAAAGAATTTCTATGCATTTGTAAAAGTGGAGATATACATCCTTATGTTTGCAAACCTCCGCCGGCTACTTCTCCGGGTATGTTTTCTTCTCTATTGCATCATACTCTCACCGGCGCAGACAATGGTATGCGTATGCTGTAGAAAAATTAGTATTTTATGGGTAAGAATTAGATATCAAACCTACATATTTAGAGGTAACAAGACATATTCCTAAGTCTAATTTTCaagaacaaaataaaatctttatCCGACGTAAACTTAGAATCGAATCTTTGACTTCTAAAGATGTCATAAGAATTTAATTATTAGATTAATTATCATTGAGTTAAGCTCGCTTTAATCATAGTTGAATAAAAAGTATAAACTAAAATTACAAAACATAAGGTATATTTAGTAAAATTCTATAACTTAAAATCTCCTTTATTAGTGGTTAAAGTAGTCACTTTTTAAAAACTTAATGactaaaataaatcaaaattatgtttaaacCTTTCAAATCAATGACGTAATATATAAATATGAGTGTTGTATCAATTAAAATCACGGAATAATACTTATATCAAATTAAACCTTGAActtatataaatatatcaatttaaattctCAAAATTTTTATAAGTAAAAGGTTTAAATGGATATAATCATGTAATTTAAATTGACacatttttatttcaaatttaaatcgatataattattagtttgaGATTTAAAGTGATACTAACTCTCAAAACTCAAACTTTaaattgatttaattattagtttatagTTTAGATCGATACATaatgtataaattaatattttttccaaaatttataTTAGAATCTCTTGAAGTAGTTAAAACAAGAAtggttttctttattttataagaaAAACCATGGGCAGCGCAGCAATACATTGGGCGTAAAACTCATTCTATGTTTTTTCTTATTACTTTTTAATTGGTGTTTTATTGTAGCCTTTTGCTATTGATTTTTGTAatcatttaataaaaaaaaactacttaGATATTTATCTACTAATTaaataactatatatatatatataaaaagtaaGAACAAATTTCTGGTAAACAATTTGCaaaattcttaattaaaaaatagaCCTTAAGAGGTAAAGAAAAGATATATAGATATAAATTAAGGACAATAGGGAATAGTGGTTAAACTAAAAGTCAACATAGCGAGCAGTCAAACTGGTGATGATCTACATTGACCAATGAAATTGAGGGTTGTGGGTCCACGTGGCTTTAAAGTTAAGGCTAAGCTCGTTGGAACGTGTCAACAGCTGTTTGTGTCTTTGGGAAGGGGAGAAAGGGATCTCTGGTTTGACCATACGAAGATTGTTTATACACAATGAATAAATTGACAATACAATACCACTATGAATAATATTAGCTTATGCACACGATATAATTGATAATTCTAGTTTAATACCCTTCTATTTTgacctcttctttctttctttctttttatttgattgttttctttcttcttctttatgttAATATTTGTTTCATTTGAATGTCTCATCTTATTTAAATTATCAGATAACATCTAGAATAAATTAGTTATAAACTTTGtttattaaaattcataacaagaaaaaaaaaagttaacaaTAATTTATACTTTTCTCGGTTTGATTCTCATCtacttaaattaaaaaaagaaaaagaaaaagagaaaaaaaaaaacaatcttaTTCATCTTCACCATTAAAAGAAATGATAGAAGAACATTTCTGTAAAGAAAAACAAGATGTGAGACATCCAGTGTCTCACCTCCCTTAGGTACAAAGGGGAGAAGATGGATGGAAATGAATAAAATAGAATGAGaccttaatgaaaatttaaatttagctTAGTCGTTAAGATATATATACCATCTATCTAAATTTGAAAGTTAAAAATTTCACCTCCACGCGTACTTAAGAAAATAATAGTATCAATTAGGGatcaatatttattttgttggttttgaaacCAACAAGATAACCATGGAGAATTTATACGAACAATCCAATCCgggaaaaaaatgaattttatttactattaagttttttttttaaattacgtGTTTGTTTAGTTAACTTGGTGAACAATACAAaaaagaaggggaaaaaaaGTCCACAAAATTcctcaatttgtttctttagtGTAAGTCAAATGTTTCCCATTGTAAGCTTATTCATtgttcttctaccctttcccccCTCTTTTATGACGTCAATATTTCATCATACAAAACCCAAGCAGCTTTGATTTCATTGGCTACTGATGATTCGTAATTTTATTCTTTACACAATATTAATAATACTAAACCAATCACTATTAGTTGCGTTTTAAGTAATACTATTACtcaaattcattctatttttcttttctaatgtAATATCCTTTTGATTTCTATACATGCCGTCCTCCAAAACAAACTTCTAGTCAATTTTTTACCCACTTCTTCCAAATTTAGATTAAATCCTTTTTTTCCATTCTCCATGACCAAAATTCTTCCAagtcttttatttatttatttttagttttttaaatgtAGTGGAGAACTAAAACCTACTTTTCATGATCAAATTTTGCCGCCCAAGTTGACTGTTTTTGTAGCTTTGCAAAAATAAGGCTCACAAagtttttctttgattttgtgGGAGGTGAAGAAATTGAAACCCCACGTTTAAAAGGAACTTGCCTTTTCTCCCCCTCTATTACAATTTCATTGAGGAAGCAATCTTAATTTTTATGCCACAAAAttctcaaaaaaataaaaataaaaaaacattttatgatCGTTCCCATTTGGCCCACCTTCAAGTCTTCTAAATGACTTCTAAACTTTGCTTTTGCTTGAACCATGATTTgtcttttctcttcctttttccaAACATCATTCACAAAACCAAAACACCAAGATTTCAAGAActtaaaacaagaaacaaaCCCCTCCAAGTCTAATTCAAAAAGGGTTGGTTTAACTCACCAAAAACACTGGAAATTCCCCTTCAAAACCTCTCTCCATCTTCccacctttcttcttcttcttcttcttcttctggtatctttcatttatggatttcatgaaaatcccttttcttctaatcatcttcttcatcatctttaATTGTCAAACTCTGTCCTTAGACCAAAAGTTTGAAGCTTGTGCTCCGAAGTCCTGTGGGAATGGTCCAAATATAAGCTACCCTTTCTGGATAGCTCATTCGCACAGCCCCTTCTGTGGATTCCCAAGCTTCCGTATTGCATGCAAAGATGAAAACCCAATTATCAGAATTTCAAATGACGATTATATTATCAGAGATATTTCCTACAAAAaccattcttttcttttgacaAATGCTGCGGTTTATGATGCGAACTGCCTAACTCCTCTACATAATTTCAGCCTCCACCGAACTCCATTCAGTTATAGTCCAGATCATAttggtttcttcttcttttacaATTGTACTTCTCTTCCTCCCAATTATAGCTACCCAATTGACTGTTTTAGCACAAGCAAACTccattcatttggtgctttccATGAAGGATATTTGGAGTTTATGAACTTCTCTTCCAATTCTTGTCAATCCTCTGTCGAGGTGCCTTTGGACTTTAACAATGAGGATGATGATTTTACTGGGTTGTTGAGGAAGAATTATACTGATCTCTTGAAGATGGGATTTAGTTTAAATTGGAGAGCCCAAATTTGTAGCAACTGTGAAATAAGTGGTGGCCGATGTGGGGTCGAAAAGAACCAGTTTGTTTGCTTTTGTCCTGATGGACCTCATATCAAAACCTGCAAAGAGGGTAACTTTTTAGAGATCTTAGTTCTGTAAAATAGGAATGACCCGAATGGTTAAACCTTAATTCTTGGTCTTgcttataaaataattttgcaTTAATCTGCCTATACTATTCTATTTCTTCTGAGTTCGACAGTTTTTCCCATTCTTTTGATAAAACAATCTTGTCTAACGATTTGCTTCCCATGgcagaagaaaagaaaggatggATGAAACCCGTCATAGGTAAAAACTAGAACTTGATTTCACATGATAGACATTATCATATGGTTGAAAAGTGTGGTAACTTAATTAAATAGTAAATGGAATGATATGGCAGGTGTTTGCTCTGGTATTGGAGGTGTACTGTTAATGGGTGTAGCCTCTTTCATCTGGTTTTGTTTGCACAAAAAGAAGCTTGCTCGTTCTTATACTCCCTCCTCATTTCTCCTGCGAAACAATTCCAGTGAACCTTCAACGAAGGAACTTGAGAAAGGAGAAAATGATATGGGGCTACCTTTGTTCTCTTATGAAGAGCTTGAAAAAGCCACAGACAAATTTAATCCAGCCAAAGAACTTGGAGATGGTGGCTTTGGCACTGTCTACTATGGTAAAGATCACAGTTTTTGATATACATCGCTATACTAGGAGTATGAAGTTTTGAATTCACTATTTGATCTCTTCACAGGCAAACTCTCAGATGGGCGTGAGGTTGCAGTGAAACGATTGTTTGAAAATAACTACCGACGAGTTGAGCATTTCATGAATGAAGTTGAGATCCTTACTCGTTTGCGCCACCCACATCTAGTCACCCTTTATGGATGCACCTCTCGACTTTGCCGTGAACTCTTGCTGGTTTATGAATTCATTCCAAATGGTACTGTTGCCGATCATCTTCATGGCAACCGAGCAAAACCTGGTGAGCTTCCATGGCATACAAGGTTGAAGATTGCCATAGACACAGCAAGTGCTCTGGCCTTTCTTCATGCTTCTGAGACTATCCACCGAGATGTTAAAACCACCAACATTCTTCTTGACAACAACTACAATGTTAAAGTCGCTGATTTCGGACTATCTCGCCTTTTTCCTACACAAGCCACCCATATTTCAACTGCTCCACAAGGAACTCCTGGCTACGTTGACCCGGAGTATCACGAATGTTATCAACTTACAAATAAAAGCGATGTCTTCAGCTTTGGAGTAGTATTGGTTGAGCTGATATCTTCGAAGCCTGCAGTTGATATCACTAGGCACAGACATGAGATTAACTTGTGGACAATGGCAATCAACAAGATTCGAAACGACGAATTACACGACTTTGTAGACACATCTCTTGGATTTGAAACAGATGAAACAGTGAGAGATATGATATGTGCAGTTGCAGAGTTGGCATTTCGATGCTTACAAAGTGTGAAGGACACAAGACCGTCGATGTTGGAAGCTCTGGAAATTCTAAAGGACATAGAGAGTCGAAGTAGTGgcaaaggaaaagaagaagacatAGGCATTTCACACGAAGACGATGTGCTGCTGAAGGATGGCTTAGTTCCAGAGTCTCCAGATTCTGTTGTCGTGCCTTGGATGAGCAAATCATCAACACCAAATGGCAGTAGCTAAGTTTTTCCTTTGTGGGTTCATGGTAAAGTAGATGTTAAACTTTAATAGCACTGCCTAATCCTTTTTGTTCTTTCACCCATTATTATCAGCTTTCTTAACCCCCTTTTTAGGTTAATCAGATGTACATATTTGAGATTGAATGTAAAGCTCGCGTTATCATTCTCCATCCACTTCCTCCCGCGTGCTACTGCTCATGAAAAAAGTAAGATAAGAAAAATATGAAGGAAAATAAATATGTTGATTGTATCCAAGGTTACACTATAGtaataaagattataa comes from Cucumis melo cultivar AY chromosome 12, USDA_Cmelo_AY_1.0, whole genome shotgun sequence and encodes:
- the LOC103499532 gene encoding LEAF RUST 10 DISEASE-RESISTANCE LOCUS RECEPTOR-LIKE PROTEIN KINASE-like 1.2 isoform X1, yielding MKSSVLFFFFFFFAILSFHLRLCFADDAHEEFKACGVYYNCGELVNISYPFWGNERQSFCGRREFSLTCEDNKTTTIQIHSRKYIVVNISQSDHRMTIARSELFDDYCPNNEIGVATLDFSLFKYSSNDLNLSVWYDCPMLPGIPPNLEFECGSEGERNGRANYALAENEVMNWSSYNGGCRIKIEVTITSKVWREGKTNRTIVVERGMKEGFEVEYGDFYTIACEGCKEFGGACGRNATKEFLCICKSGDIHPYVCKPPPATSPEEKKGWMKPVIGVCSGIGGVLLMGVASFIWFCLHKKKLARSYTPSSFLLRNNSSEPSTKELEKGENDMGLPLFSYEELEKATDKFNPAKELGDGGFGTVYYGKLSDGREVAVKRLFENNYRRVEHFMNEVEILTRLRHPHLVTLYGCTSRLCRELLLVYEFIPNGTVADHLHGNRAKPGELPWHTRLKIAIDTASALAFLHASETIHRDVKTTNILLDNNYNVKVADFGLSRLFPTQATHISTAPQGTPGYVDPEYHECYQLTNKSDVFSFGVVLVELISSKPAVDITRHRHEINLWTMAINKIRNDELHDFVDTSLGFETDETVRDMICAVAELAFRCLQSVKDTRPSMLEALEILKDIESRSSGKGKEEDIGISHEDDVLLKDGLVPESPDSVVVPWMSKSSTPNGSS
- the LOC103499532 gene encoding LEAF RUST 10 DISEASE-RESISTANCE LOCUS RECEPTOR-LIKE PROTEIN KINASE-like 1.2 isoform X2, which codes for MDFMKIPFLLIIFFIIFNCQTLSLDQKFEACAPKSCGNGPNISYPFWIAHSHSPFCGFPSFRIACKDENPIIRISNDDYIIRDISYKNHSFLLTNAAVYDANCLTPLHNFSLHRTPFSYSPDHIGFFFFYNCTSLPPNYSYPIDCFSTSKLHSFGAFHEGYLEFMNFSSNSCQSSVEVPLDFNNEDDDFTGLLRKNYTDLLKMGFSLNWRAQICSNCEISGGRCGVEKNQFVCFCPDGPHIKTCKEEEKKGWMKPVIGVCSGIGGVLLMGVASFIWFCLHKKKLARSYTPSSFLLRNNSSEPSTKELEKGENDMGLPLFSYEELEKATDKFNPAKELGDGGFGTVYYGKLSDGREVAVKRLFENNYRRVEHFMNEVEILTRLRHPHLVTLYGCTSRLCRELLLVYEFIPNGTVADHLHGNRAKPGELPWHTRLKIAIDTASALAFLHASETIHRDVKTTNILLDNNYNVKVADFGLSRLFPTQATHISTAPQGTPGYVDPEYHECYQLTNKSDVFSFGVVLVELISSKPAVDITRHRHEINLWTMAINKIRNDELHDFVDTSLGFETDETVRDMICAVAELAFRCLQSVKDTRPSMLEALEILKDIESRSSGKGKEEDIGISHEDDVLLKDGLVPESPDSVVVPWMSKSSTPNGSS